One stretch of Streptomyces agglomeratus DNA includes these proteins:
- a CDS encoding MerR family transcriptional regulator, with protein sequence MTAENSSGRLDDDDYPAYTTGRAADMIGTTPGFLRALGDARRITPLRSVGGHRRYSRYQLRIAARARELVDQGIPIEAACRIIVLEDQLEEAQRTNAEHRHTVGSATPTAAA encoded by the coding sequence ATGACCGCAGAGAACTCGTCCGGCCGTCTCGACGACGATGACTACCCCGCCTACACCACGGGCCGGGCCGCCGACATGATCGGCACCACCCCAGGCTTCCTCCGCGCCCTCGGAGACGCCCGCCGCATCACCCCGCTGCGCTCAGTGGGTGGTCACCGCCGCTACTCCCGCTACCAACTCCGTATCGCCGCCCGGGCCCGGGAGCTCGTCGATCAGGGCATCCCCATCGAGGCCGCGTGCCGCATCATCGTCCTCGAAGACCAGCTCGAAGAAGCCCAGCGCACAAACGCCGAACACCGCCACACCGTCGGATCGGCGACCCCGACGGCCGCGGCCTGA
- a CDS encoding DUF6196 family protein, which translates to MVSVSMETAEQTEQRLRRVIAQADLVVHDGVWCFEESPADQPPALSAETLAVVRDRESWSRLVPLTQEGNGVERFGIFSFHFADHVDNSGFVGWLATHLKVELGTGVFVVCGSNRARGGIYDYWGCPIDLLDQAIAVVRTLRDS; encoded by the coding sequence ATGGTCAGTGTGAGTATGGAGACTGCGGAACAGACAGAGCAGCGGCTACGCCGTGTGATCGCTCAGGCTGACCTCGTCGTGCACGACGGCGTCTGGTGTTTTGAAGAGTCTCCGGCTGACCAGCCGCCGGCGCTCTCCGCCGAGACGCTGGCAGTCGTTCGGGACCGGGAGAGCTGGAGCCGCCTGGTCCCGCTCACCCAGGAGGGCAACGGCGTCGAACGCTTCGGAATCTTCTCCTTCCACTTCGCCGATCACGTGGACAACAGCGGTTTCGTCGGCTGGCTGGCCACCCACCTCAAGGTTGAGCTGGGAACCGGCGTATTTGTTGTCTGCGGCAGCAACCGCGCCCGCGGCGGCATCTATGACTACTGGGGCTGCCCCATCGACTTGCTGGATCAGGCCATCGCGGTTGTCAGGACGCTACGAGACAGCTGA
- a CDS encoding DUF6207 family protein: MRIDEQHVTEPGLVVLDVTAADEDTIHEVMEGLQQLSATSGITPVWCTPGEAGVRARVYAVTRRPSSPN, translated from the coding sequence ATGCGCATCGACGAACAGCACGTCACCGAACCGGGCCTGGTGGTCCTGGACGTCACCGCCGCTGACGAGGACACCATCCATGAGGTGATGGAAGGCCTGCAGCAGTTGTCGGCCACCTCCGGCATCACCCCGGTCTGGTGCACCCCGGGCGAGGCCGGGGTCAGGGCGCGGGTGTACGCGGTCACCCGACGCCCCAGCAGTCCCAACTGA